One genomic window of Leptospira paudalimensis includes the following:
- a CDS encoding YHS domain-containing (seleno)protein, translating to MKPLTLFVFTFLFFAFLTNQAQTENASNELRKKHFRLNHHGVALDGYDPVSYFSNKPTKGKSEIISQYKGIIYYFSSFENKLKFEKNPENFEPEYGGWCAYAMGENGDKVEVDPMRYKIINGKINLFYNGIFGDTLIPWNENEKELIPKANANWKKVMK from the coding sequence ATGAAGCCACTAACTCTCTTCGTTTTCACTTTCCTATTCTTTGCTTTCCTAACCAATCAAGCGCAAACTGAAAATGCATCGAACGAACTCAGAAAGAAGCATTTCCGCTTAAATCATCATGGTGTAGCACTCGATGGTTATGATCCAGTTTCCTATTTTTCGAACAAACCGACAAAAGGGAAAAGTGAAATCATTAGTCAGTATAAAGGTATTATCTATTATTTTTCCTCGTTCGAAAACAAACTTAAATTCGAAAAAAATCCAGAAAATTTTGAACCTGAATATGGTGGTTGGTGTGCTTATGCAATGGGAGAGAATGGAGATAAAGTGGAAGTGGATCCGATGAGGTATAAAATCATCAACGGAAAAATCAACTTATTCTATAATGGAATTTTCGGTGATACCTTAATCCCTTGGAATGAAAATGAAAAAGAGTTAATTCCTAAAGCAAATGCAAATTGGAAAAAGGTGATGAAATAA
- a CDS encoding DinB family protein, whose translation MILVEESRLITNSISELIQQLSKKEFSMPLPILSHGSISQHIRHILEFFQEFIFGLKRGEIDFDQRKRSKQLEENPEFALEMIGFIQKELVEGFVDIPISIRVSTHDKNERPLLASTSLRELAYCNEHAVHHLAIIKIALSTTFPDIIVGDGFGIAYSTQQVSR comes from the coding sequence ATGATCCTTGTCGAAGAATCTCGACTCATTACAAATTCTATTTCGGAGTTAATCCAACAACTTTCGAAAAAAGAATTTTCTATGCCCCTTCCTATTTTAAGTCATGGAAGTATTTCGCAGCACATACGTCATATTTTAGAATTTTTTCAGGAATTTATTTTTGGCTTAAAACGTGGAGAAATCGATTTTGATCAGAGGAAAAGGTCAAAGCAGTTAGAAGAAAATCCAGAATTTGCACTGGAAATGATTGGTTTTATCCAAAAAGAATTGGTTGAAGGATTTGTCGACATCCCGATTTCGATTCGAGTTTCCACTCATGATAAAAATGAAAGACCGTTACTTGCGAGTACAAGTTTACGTGAACTTGCATATTGTAATGAACATGCAGTCCATCATTTAGCCATCATTAAAATTGCGCTTTCGACTACTTTCCCAGATATCATTGTGGGCGATGGATTTGGAATCGCTTACTCAACTCAACAAGTGAGTCGTTGA
- a CDS encoding FG-GAP repeat protein, giving the protein MGILLIHFSISCNQVTLNNPCDQKSKGYRETLLLASVSENPIPFCGFSVGNSPKLWETQAYLKASNTEANDLFGNSVAISGDTIVVGAAGESSNQTTITNGNSASADNSAASAGAAYVFQRTGSSWAQEAYLKAPNAEASDFFGAAVAIDGYTILVSANQEDSNQITITNGPTASTDNTASSSGAVYVFQRTGSTWVQQAYIKPPNAEANDQFGISLSISGDTIVVGAFNEASNQTTITNGTSASANNSAASAGAAYVFQRSGTTWAQQAYLKASNIEANDRFGNSVSISGDTIVIGSNLEDSNQTTITNGAIASSDNSANATGAAYVFQRTGSTWVEQAYLKAPNADANDQFGNRVAIDGNTIVVGAFSESSNQTTITNGPTASADNSASLAGAAYVFQRTGSTWTHQAYLKPPNVEANDNFGVTVAIQGNTILVGSIFEDNNQTTVTNGTNPNDDNSLSNSGAVYVFQRSGSTWAYRAFIKAPNADVEDRFGNAISLSGDTAVVGVNQEDSNQNTITNGPTASANNSALQSGAAYVFFRK; this is encoded by the coding sequence ATGGGAATCTTGTTAATTCATTTTTCCATAAGTTGTAATCAAGTAACATTGAATAACCCCTGTGACCAAAAATCAAAAGGGTATCGAGAAACCTTATTACTCGCATCCGTATCGGAAAATCCTATTCCCTTTTGTGGATTCAGTGTCGGTAATTCTCCAAAACTCTGGGAAACACAGGCCTATCTCAAAGCATCAAATACGGAAGCAAACGATCTCTTCGGAAATTCCGTAGCCATCTCTGGTGATACGATCGTGGTGGGAGCTGCAGGTGAGTCAAGTAACCAAACGACAATTACGAATGGAAACTCTGCGAGTGCAGACAACTCAGCTGCATCAGCAGGTGCCGCTTATGTCTTTCAAAGAACTGGTTCCTCTTGGGCACAAGAAGCCTACTTAAAAGCACCTAATGCAGAAGCATCGGACTTTTTTGGAGCTGCCGTTGCCATTGATGGATATACCATCCTTGTTAGTGCCAACCAAGAAGATAGCAATCAAATCACAATTACGAATGGACCTACTGCCAGTACAGACAATACTGCATCCAGTTCTGGTGCAGTCTACGTGTTCCAACGAACGGGCTCTACATGGGTGCAACAAGCTTACATCAAACCACCAAATGCGGAAGCAAATGATCAGTTTGGGATTTCCCTTTCCATCTCAGGCGATACGATTGTTGTAGGTGCTTTTAATGAGGCGAGTAACCAAACAACGATTACAAATGGAACATCTGCAAGTGCTAACAACTCAGCTGCATCAGCAGGTGCCGCTTATGTCTTCCAAAGATCAGGTACAACTTGGGCTCAACAAGCCTACTTAAAAGCATCCAATATAGAAGCAAATGATCGATTTGGAAACAGTGTTTCGATCTCTGGAGATACAATCGTTATAGGTTCAAATTTGGAAGATAGCAACCAAACAACGATTACAAACGGTGCTATTGCCAGTTCAGACAATTCTGCAAATGCTACTGGTGCAGCCTATGTTTTCCAAAGAACGGGTTCCACTTGGGTAGAACAGGCATATCTAAAAGCACCCAATGCAGATGCAAATGATCAATTTGGCAATAGGGTTGCTATCGATGGAAACACCATAGTAGTCGGAGCATTTTCTGAATCTAGTAACCAAACTACAATTACAAATGGACCTACTGCCAGTGCCGACAACTCGGCTAGCTTAGCAGGTGCCGCTTATGTGTTCCAAAGAACTGGTTCTACCTGGACTCACCAAGCGTACCTGAAACCTCCTAACGTTGAAGCTAATGATAATTTTGGTGTCACAGTTGCTATCCAAGGGAATACGATTTTAGTTGGTTCTATTTTTGAGGACAATAACCAAACAACGGTCACAAATGGTACGAACCCAAACGATGACAATAGCCTATCCAATTCTGGTGCGGTTTATGTGTTCCAAAGGTCTGGTTCCACTTGGGCATATAGGGCATTTATCAAGGCTCCCAATGCCGATGTCGAAGACAGATTTGGCAATGCGATTTCTTTATCAGGAGATACTGCTGTTGTTGGGGTGAACCAAGAAGACAGCAATCAAAATACAATTACCAATGGACCAACTGCCAGTGCAAATAACTCAGCTTTACAATCTGGTGCTGCCTATGTGTTTTTTAGAAAGTAA
- a CDS encoding helix-turn-helix domain-containing protein — MNPNSKFIHYELSDPLTGSYFYFTNDLMGDLEKSLGNPTANRIIWNRGKGQFKFYCDEKTVILKENTFCTLTALNYIKFPSNDQKVTAIVFNREFYCIRDHDHEVSCNGILFYGAQNFSVLKIPLRDIVAFEKLVDLFEKEFEEGDSLHGEMLVSLLKILIIRLTRIGRNHIVGIQGDYQSIETIRKFNLLVEQNFRKYKQISEYAFMLNLSSKKLSELFRYAKLDPPLQTIHQRTILEAKRMLLFTLKSVNEISEELGFEDASHFSKLFKKITGKSPSAFRIRKN, encoded by the coding sequence ATGAATCCAAATTCAAAGTTTATACACTATGAATTAAGTGACCCACTTACTGGTTCCTATTTTTATTTTACCAATGATTTGATGGGTGATCTAGAGAAATCTCTCGGAAATCCTACTGCCAACCGTATTATATGGAACCGAGGGAAGGGGCAATTTAAATTTTACTGTGATGAAAAAACAGTTATCTTAAAAGAGAATACATTTTGTACACTCACTGCCTTAAATTATATTAAGTTCCCTAGCAATGACCAAAAAGTGACAGCAATTGTATTCAATAGAGAGTTTTATTGCATACGTGATCATGATCATGAAGTTTCCTGTAATGGGATTTTGTTTTATGGGGCGCAAAATTTTTCTGTATTGAAGATACCTCTAAGGGATATAGTTGCATTTGAAAAATTGGTAGATTTATTCGAAAAAGAATTTGAAGAAGGTGATAGTTTACATGGGGAAATGTTAGTAAGTTTATTAAAAATATTAATCATACGACTAACAAGAATCGGACGAAATCATATTGTAGGAATACAAGGTGATTATCAAAGTATTGAAACCATTCGTAAATTTAATTTACTAGTAGAACAGAATTTTAGAAAATACAAACAAATCTCTGAATACGCATTTATGTTAAATTTATCTTCTAAAAAATTGTCAGAACTGTTTCGTTATGCAAAATTAGATCCTCCGCTTCAAACAATCCACCAAAGGACTATTTTAGAAGCAAAACGTATGCTTTTATTCACTCTTAAATCAGTTAACGAAATTTCAGAGGAATTAGGGTTTGAAGATGCCAGTCATTTCAGTAAATTATTTAAAAAAATCACAGGGAAATCTCCTTCCGCGTTTCGAATTAGGAAAAATTGA
- a CDS encoding DoxX-like family protein has translation MNISWIKNLVKLAVGVIFFQTLFFKFSGAEESVYIFSTLGIEPWGRIGSGFIELLIVLLFLIPTIVWLGALLGFFTMLGAILAHIFIIGIEVSQDHGLLFSLAMFNLIGCSFLLYCEREMVFKILQQLKKKI, from the coding sequence ATGAATATTTCTTGGATAAAGAATTTAGTGAAATTGGCAGTTGGTGTCATTTTTTTTCAGACTTTATTTTTTAAATTTAGTGGAGCAGAAGAATCTGTTTATATTTTTTCTACACTAGGTATAGAACCGTGGGGAAGAATTGGATCTGGATTCATTGAACTATTAATTGTCTTGTTGTTTTTGATTCCAACAATTGTTTGGTTAGGTGCACTGCTTGGTTTTTTTACAATGTTGGGAGCTATTTTAGCACATATTTTTATCATAGGCATTGAGGTATCACAAGACCATGGATTGTTATTTAGTCTCGCAATGTTTAATTTGATAGGTTGTTCTTTTCTTTTATACTGCGAACGAGAAATGGTGTTTAAAATTTTGCAACAGTTGAAGAAAAAAATATGA
- a CDS encoding helix-turn-helix domain-containing protein produces MSATFENLTFYFGTGLDKTNDSLQNGFQMKNGFGDQLREWRKLRKKSQLELALDADISSKHISFLETGRANPTKEMIHRLSDVLDIPFRERNLLMLGAGLSPCYSDQKIDDPAMKSVSDAIHFILKQQEPYPAMLISSSWKVLRVNDAAKLLFAILFPGSFPVGQNLMELIFHPDGFRKYVINWEEVSSYLLGRLRQEARLGKRENFDLYQKIASFLPKDQIEFVPNENLPLISIDVSFEGKVLSFLSVISSFGTPLDVGLQELKIETFFPNNKETAETMSHLASAVGN; encoded by the coding sequence ATGAGTGCAACTTTTGAAAATCTTACTTTTTATTTTGGTACTGGTCTTGATAAAACCAATGATTCTCTTCAAAATGGATTCCAGATGAAAAACGGATTTGGAGACCAACTAAGGGAATGGAGAAAACTTCGTAAAAAAAGCCAACTGGAACTTGCTTTGGATGCGGATATTTCAAGCAAACACATCAGCTTTCTGGAAACTGGAAGGGCAAATCCTACCAAAGAAATGATCCATCGACTCTCGGATGTATTGGACATTCCTTTCCGTGAAAGAAATTTATTAATGTTAGGTGCTGGTCTTTCTCCATGTTATTCTGATCAGAAAATTGACGATCCTGCAATGAAATCAGTTTCGGATGCAATTCATTTCATTCTGAAACAACAAGAACCTTATCCAGCAATGCTTATCAGTTCAAGTTGGAAAGTACTTAGAGTAAATGATGCGGCGAAGCTTCTGTTTGCTATTTTATTTCCCGGATCGTTTCCGGTTGGTCAGAATCTTATGGAATTGATTTTTCACCCTGACGGTTTCAGAAAGTACGTGATCAACTGGGAAGAAGTTTCCTCTTATTTATTGGGAAGGTTACGACAGGAAGCCAGACTGGGAAAAAGGGAAAATTTTGATTTGTATCAAAAAATTGCCTCTTTTTTACCCAAAGATCAAATCGAATTTGTTCCGAATGAAAATTTACCACTCATCAGCATTGATGTTTCCTTTGAAGGAAAAGTTTTGTCTTTTTTATCTGTGATTTCTTCGTTTGGAACTCCTTTGGACGTCGGATTACAAGAATTAAAGATAGAAACTTTTTTCCCGAATAACAAAGAAACAGCGGAAACGATGTCTCATCTCGCATCCGCCGTAGGAAACTAA
- a CDS encoding peroxiredoxin family protein, with translation MKLKDWFMMQFDGSVDSSIQPLPLDYKVQDWELILTSNQKIKISEIISRGPLILVFIRGTWCPFCQIHLKNLSEWATSLNEKEGNVIVVSTEPIHALRSWLNLNPMNFLFASDSTLELCQYFGVRIQPNDFAQAATFLIDSDLTIRLAYKGKRTQKNFEEVETVMKQQIYGSKG, from the coding sequence ATGAAACTTAAAGATTGGTTTATGATGCAATTTGATGGAAGTGTTGATTCATCCATTCAACCACTTCCTCTTGATTACAAGGTACAAGATTGGGAGTTGATTTTAACTTCAAATCAAAAAATTAAAATTTCAGAAATCATCTCAAGGGGACCACTTATATTAGTTTTCATTCGTGGAACATGGTGCCCCTTTTGCCAAATCCATTTGAAAAATCTATCTGAATGGGCAACAAGTTTGAATGAAAAAGAAGGTAATGTGATCGTTGTATCAACTGAACCAATCCATGCTCTAAGAAGTTGGTTGAATCTCAATCCTATGAATTTTTTGTTTGCTAGTGATTCTACATTGGAACTTTGTCAATATTTTGGAGTGCGCATTCAGCCAAATGATTTTGCACAAGCAGCAACATTTTTAATCGATTCTGATTTAACAATTCGTTTGGCATACAAAGGCAAACGAACTCAAAAAAACTTTGAAGAAGTTGAAACTGTGATGAAACAACAAATATATGGATCGAAGGGTTGA
- a CDS encoding methyl-accepting chemotaxis protein, with product MFAKLFFQKNTMTISDDLFTEVMLRNNKRMFLSFLSILALANIATLSIKVAGKGSDYLTYQSILIEFVLATSILIVGFLLSSKLKTHWSSSYISITGVTLCLLVFQYVIYGATELSATFYISFVLSVLYFNRNASIYNFVLIIVSEIVLFTLRPELIPGGPKSNIIVRFLIFVWVGIGATVGATATRTLLNLAVEKQKEAKKALDSLLQMAKTILNTIELMKQQIRNQDTISEELKQISEHQATSLTEISISLQELSSKADSNNKIAKSLYHESESSIQSVNDLKTINETVQTGTGRIYQNLDIVMDYSNETSEHIHLSINKFNILQEKSTEISDFVSVINDIADKVNLLSLNASIEAARAGEHGRGFAVVAEEISKLADATTKNSKEISKIIQENLTLISESNELINRSSERMGKLSKAIGIIKSEINGVGSKIEDIDKAIETIDNLNTRIYETSKTIENSTNSQKVATEESTKITVKISEYASNIVEISKQISESSKSTGGIMTQLDEMAKEMKN from the coding sequence TTGTTTGCTAAACTTTTTTTTCAAAAAAATACGATGACTATTTCCGATGACCTCTTCACCGAGGTGATGTTACGAAACAACAAACGAATGTTTTTATCGTTTCTTTCCATCCTTGCCTTAGCCAACATTGCAACACTTTCGATTAAAGTTGCTGGAAAAGGATCCGATTATTTGACCTACCAGAGTATATTGATCGAATTTGTTTTAGCAACTTCTATCTTGATAGTTGGTTTCCTTTTATCTTCAAAATTAAAAACCCATTGGTCATCAAGTTATATTTCTATAACTGGTGTTACGTTATGTTTATTGGTATTTCAATATGTAATTTACGGGGCAACTGAACTTTCAGCTACTTTTTACATTTCATTTGTTCTAAGTGTATTGTATTTCAACCGGAACGCCTCTATATATAACTTTGTTTTGATAATTGTTTCTGAAATTGTATTGTTTACTCTAAGGCCAGAATTAATTCCAGGCGGTCCTAAAAGTAATATCATCGTAAGATTTTTAATCTTTGTTTGGGTCGGGATTGGAGCAACTGTAGGAGCAACTGCAACTAGAACACTTCTCAATTTAGCTGTTGAAAAACAAAAGGAAGCAAAAAAAGCTTTGGACTCTTTGTTACAAATGGCAAAAACAATTCTAAATACGATTGAATTGATGAAACAGCAGATCAGAAATCAGGATACAATATCAGAAGAACTAAAACAAATTTCCGAGCACCAAGCAACATCCTTAACGGAAATATCTATTTCATTACAAGAATTATCCTCTAAAGCTGACTCGAATAACAAAATTGCAAAATCATTGTATCATGAATCAGAATCTTCAATTCAATCAGTTAATGATCTAAAAACCATCAATGAAACTGTCCAAACTGGAACTGGCAGAATCTATCAAAACCTAGATATCGTTATGGACTATTCAAATGAAACATCAGAACATATCCACCTATCGATTAATAAATTCAACATCCTCCAAGAAAAAAGTACGGAAATTTCTGATTTTGTCTCTGTGATCAATGACATTGCAGATAAAGTAAACTTGTTATCACTAAATGCTTCGATTGAAGCAGCCAGAGCTGGTGAACATGGACGAGGATTTGCCGTTGTAGCAGAAGAAATTTCAAAATTAGCGGATGCCACAACAAAAAACTCCAAAGAAATTTCTAAAATCATTCAAGAAAACCTTACATTGATTAGTGAAAGTAACGAACTTATCAACAGGTCTTCTGAAAGGATGGGAAAACTTAGCAAAGCAATCGGTATCATCAAATCAGAAATTAACGGTGTTGGTTCCAAAATCGAAGATATAGACAAAGCGATTGAAACAATTGATAATCTTAACACTCGAATTTACGAAACCAGTAAAACCATAGAAAATTCTACGAATTCCCAAAAAGTAGCCACTGAAGAATCCACAAAAATCACTGTCAAAATTTCAGAATACGCAAGCAACATAGTGGAAATTTCAAAACAAATATCGGAAAGTAGTAAGTCTACTGGAGGGATTATGACTCAACTCGATGAGATGGCAAAAGAAATGAAGAATTGA
- a CDS encoding HD-GYP domain-containing protein produces the protein MSDSPLISPDQLAKFEFNDDLLSSYRKSKQIPLDLYDRNGKLIMAKKKNATEEDFGKLLKIELQGAYCLTTDSKHLRITSGETTDPRQTKLFDPDKTTEFAKQTESLILELKKEAFNSDHALRVHKSIGKVLDDFTSNPDFESGLFNILEILNHAGVPVESELMTKRTIVAMGMKVRTKKIGVGDDNKPNKKDHLSVMTASFLADIGYSKLVLPDKPNLTKEEYNAIQQHPIISYLMTLAAPEITQEIRTLVLNHHRPFRGNSINNNFPDNNTVFRKLMVIRDKFIKDPSKKMIVADIDAQLRIQESNVNSVNFEEDIAILSLASEYASLTTNQPWRPAFSSATALKMIVNDSFFSYSNRNIRHLLDYVGASLTNNQNIINVGDYVITASIDSEKQVHFDICKILEVDRFQTRPKIQRLCTIKPLFKKGIKYRIADFDINEIRMDKRRAVIDLAGQTSSTQRIIYIIDPEMNAPLYDAVTKMDVP, from the coding sequence TTGAGCGATTCTCCTTTAATTTCCCCTGACCAACTTGCTAAATTTGAATTTAATGATGATCTGTTAAGCAGTTATCGTAAGAGCAAACAAATCCCACTCGATCTTTATGATCGAAATGGCAAGCTCATCATGGCAAAAAAAAAGAACGCAACGGAAGAAGACTTTGGTAAACTTTTAAAGATTGAGTTACAAGGAGCTTATTGCCTTACAACTGATTCAAAACATTTGAGAATTACATCGGGAGAAACAACAGACCCACGCCAAACAAAACTTTTTGATCCAGACAAAACTACGGAATTCGCAAAACAAACTGAATCTTTAATACTCGAGTTAAAAAAAGAAGCGTTTAATTCTGATCATGCGCTTAGAGTTCACAAATCAATTGGAAAAGTTTTGGATGATTTCACTAGTAATCCAGATTTTGAATCAGGACTATTTAATATATTAGAAATTTTGAATCATGCTGGAGTACCAGTTGAATCAGAACTAATGACAAAGAGAACAATTGTTGCAATGGGTATGAAAGTCCGAACGAAAAAGATTGGTGTAGGTGACGATAATAAACCCAATAAAAAAGATCATCTTTCGGTGATGACAGCAAGTTTTCTTGCGGATATAGGTTATTCAAAATTAGTTTTACCAGACAAACCAAACCTTACAAAAGAAGAATACAATGCAATCCAACAACACCCGATTATTAGTTATTTGATGACACTCGCGGCACCCGAAATCACTCAAGAGATACGAACACTGGTTTTGAATCACCATAGACCATTTCGAGGGAATTCAATTAATAATAACTTCCCAGATAATAATACAGTATTTAGAAAGTTAATGGTGATTCGAGATAAGTTTATCAAAGACCCTAGTAAAAAAATGATAGTAGCAGATATAGATGCACAACTTAGGATCCAAGAATCAAATGTAAACTCAGTCAATTTTGAAGAAGATATCGCGATCTTATCACTTGCTAGCGAATATGCAAGTTTAACAACGAACCAACCATGGAGACCTGCATTTAGTTCAGCAACGGCATTAAAAATGATTGTGAATGATTCGTTTTTTTCTTATAGCAATCGAAACATTCGGCATTTATTAGATTATGTTGGCGCAAGTTTAACAAATAATCAGAATATCATAAATGTGGGAGATTACGTCATCACAGCATCTATTGATTCAGAAAAACAGGTACATTTTGATATCTGCAAAATTTTAGAAGTTGATCGATTCCAAACTCGACCAAAAATACAAAGGTTATGCACCATCAAACCATTGTTTAAAAAAGGCATTAAATATAGAATTGCCGATTTTGATATCAACGAAATTCGTATGGACAAACGCAGAGCAGTCATTGACCTTGCAGGTCAGACTTCCAGTACACAAAGGATTATTTACATCATAGATCCAGAAATGAATGCACCATTATACGATGCCGTTACTAAAATGGATGTTCCCTAA
- a CDS encoding AgmX/PglI C-terminal domain-containing protein, translating to MKKQILYQKEIILVTITTLILSMVYFLFLRPNSNGNQVTQPSMEVDKKGLSPYHKREVNFTITKHKRKIQICYNLYLETKPKIEEGKIQFDWQIEPDGVPTKVELIQSDLPADSLINCLQKEISSWEFPPPPDRSHNTYAEYTFIFKKDTNLPK from the coding sequence ATGAAAAAACAGATTCTCTATCAAAAAGAAATCATTCTTGTCACAATAACTACCCTTATCTTAAGTATGGTGTATTTTCTTTTCCTTCGACCAAACTCAAATGGAAATCAAGTCACGCAACCCTCAATGGAAGTGGATAAAAAGGGTCTCTCACCTTACCACAAACGAGAAGTGAATTTTACCATCACCAAACACAAACGTAAAATCCAAATTTGCTACAATTTATACTTAGAAACAAAGCCTAAAATCGAAGAGGGCAAAATCCAATTCGATTGGCAAATCGAACCCGATGGAGTTCCCACAAAAGTGGAACTCATCCAATCCGATTTACCAGCTGATTCACTGATCAATTGTTTACAAAAAGAAATCAGTTCATGGGAATTTCCTCCCCCACCTGACAGGTCGCATAACACCTACGCAGAATATACTTTTATCTTTAAAAAGGATACGAATCTTCCAAAATAA